From Vreelandella neptunia, the proteins below share one genomic window:
- a CDS encoding deoxyguanosinetriphosphate triphosphohydrolase, producing MTQMRWEQLLSPRRLHDQRSTSTREIGRSPFHKDHDRIVFSGSFRRLGRKTQVHPLTENDHIHTRLTHSLEVGCVGRSLGMIVGELLHDRLPAWITPADLGVIVQTACLGHDIGNPPFGHAGEYAIRDWFQRAQSSGLLEGLSDAEREDLLTYEGNAQGFRVITQIEYNQFNGGMRLSAATLGALLKYPWTVRYSGRAGKFGAYQSEQALLKEVAEAVGLLPQGEQRWCRHPLAWLVEAADDICYALLDLEDGLEMGILRYEEVVEILRQIAGEFPPEYADMQARNVSQRRRIALLRGAAMERAVNDVGAVFVQHEQALLSGSLSDDLLELCHPDLGWGVQAAKQLARERIFQNERKAKLEIGAYTTLGILLEAFIGAAHELHHTGHSSFKHQRVLALIGENTPLPSWSLYDSYRRMLDFIGGMTDHYAVDLAQEMGGRLRGD from the coding sequence ATGACTCAGATGCGCTGGGAACAGTTACTTTCCCCACGTCGTCTTCACGATCAACGCTCAACAAGCACCCGTGAAATTGGCCGTAGCCCGTTTCATAAAGATCACGACCGAATTGTTTTCTCAGGTTCGTTTAGGCGCCTTGGGCGTAAGACCCAGGTGCATCCGCTGACTGAAAACGACCATATCCATACTCGTCTAACTCACTCGCTAGAGGTTGGCTGTGTAGGTCGTTCCTTGGGTATGATTGTGGGCGAACTATTACATGATCGTTTGCCAGCGTGGATAACACCAGCGGATCTTGGCGTCATTGTGCAGACGGCTTGCCTAGGGCATGACATTGGTAATCCCCCTTTTGGTCATGCTGGTGAGTATGCTATTCGCGACTGGTTTCAGCGTGCTCAGAGCAGCGGCTTGTTAGAAGGTCTTTCAGACGCTGAGCGCGAGGATCTACTGACCTACGAAGGTAACGCTCAAGGTTTTCGGGTAATTACCCAGATCGAATATAACCAGTTTAATGGCGGCATGCGGCTATCAGCGGCCACACTGGGGGCGCTGCTTAAATATCCTTGGACGGTTCGCTACAGCGGGCGCGCAGGCAAGTTTGGTGCATACCAGTCAGAGCAGGCGCTGTTAAAAGAAGTGGCTGAAGCGGTGGGGTTATTGCCCCAAGGCGAGCAACGCTGGTGTCGCCACCCGTTGGCTTGGCTTGTCGAAGCCGCCGATGATATCTGTTACGCCCTGTTGGATCTGGAAGACGGTTTAGAAATGGGCATCCTGCGTTATGAAGAGGTAGTCGAAATACTACGCCAAATTGCCGGGGAGTTTCCGCCCGAGTATGCCGATATGCAAGCCCGTAACGTGTCTCAGCGTCGCCGTATTGCGCTGCTACGAGGCGCTGCCATGGAGCGTGCGGTTAATGATGTCGGTGCGGTGTTTGTGCAGCATGAGCAGGCCCTGCTGAGTGGCTCGCTCAGTGATGACCTTTTAGAGTTGTGTCACCCCGACCTGGGGTGGGGCGTTCAGGCGGCTAAGCAGTTGGCTCGAGAGCGTATTTTCCAGAATGAGCGTAAGGCAAAGCTGGAGATTGGCGCCTATACGACGCTGGGTATTCTGCTGGAAGCCTTTATTGGCGCTGCACACGAGCTTCATCACACAGGGCACTCATCGTTTAAACATCAGCGTGTGCTGGCCCTGATCGGCGAAAATACTCCCCTGCCATCTTGGTCACTCTACGATAGCTATCGACGAATGCTGGACTTTATTGGTGGGATGACAGACCACTATGCAGTGGATCTGGCCCAGGAAATGGGCGGCCGACTACGCGGCGATTGA
- a CDS encoding nuclease-related domain-containing protein: MAWLEYVLPLIFLFPMAAMASIVLALRSLHDARVHSPFNAPLREPGQALRHRLDQAFSSLFLNGALGPIISLAPLVYGMGRMLFVDKQDWVEWALYGLLSTLLVLTFSLLLVRDYQRIRRLKLGLACELAVGQELERLVRPDAHPYYVFHDVPTDSFTIDHVVVTPHGVFVVETRARTLAIGTDGNELNTVAVERERLRFPHWQERRPLHKTRQGVSWLTHWLERRCGVPVPVRGVLVLPGWKIDNSEAATDILVVSGDTLAKQITELTPAPLNDDIHDKIINVLLERAQLMELKHLSQPSV, from the coding sequence ATGGCTTGGCTGGAATACGTGCTACCCCTGATTTTTTTATTCCCCATGGCGGCAATGGCCAGTATTGTCCTTGCGCTGCGCAGCCTGCATGATGCTCGCGTTCACTCCCCATTCAACGCCCCCCTTCGTGAGCCGGGCCAAGCGCTACGGCATCGCCTTGATCAAGCGTTTTCCAGCCTTTTTTTAAACGGTGCATTAGGGCCCATTATCAGCCTCGCCCCGCTAGTTTACGGCATGGGACGCATGCTGTTTGTGGATAAGCAGGACTGGGTTGAGTGGGCGCTGTATGGGCTGCTTAGTACGTTGCTGGTACTGACTTTTTCACTACTGTTGGTTCGCGACTATCAGCGTATCCGGCGCTTAAAACTAGGCTTAGCTTGCGAACTCGCTGTTGGCCAAGAGCTAGAGCGCTTAGTCCGCCCTGATGCCCACCCTTACTATGTATTTCATGATGTGCCCACCGATAGCTTCACGATTGATCACGTCGTCGTAACGCCGCATGGGGTATTTGTGGTCGAGACACGGGCAAGAACACTCGCGATCGGCACCGATGGTAATGAGCTCAACACCGTAGCGGTGGAGCGCGAGCGGTTGCGTTTTCCGCACTGGCAAGAGCGTCGTCCGCTGCATAAAACACGCCAAGGGGTTAGCTGGCTGACTCACTGGCTCGAGCGACGCTGCGGCGTGCCCGTACCCGTACGGGGCGTATTGGTGCTGCCGGGTTGGAAAATAGATAACAGCGAAGCTGCCACGGATATTCTGGTGGTAAGCGGTGATACCCTTGCAAAGCAGATAACCGAGCTAACGCCAGCCCCACTCAATGATGACATCCATGACAAGATCATTAATGTTCTACTTGAGCGCGCTCAGTTGATGGAGTTGAAACACCTGAGCCAACCTTCAGTTTAA
- a CDS encoding translation initiation factor Sui1, with the protein MASLRDQLGGLVYSTEHGKICPNCREPLDDCHCDDLSEQQRLAALDGVVRIRRETSGRKGKGVTTVSGIPLPSEELKTLAKTLKKRCGTGGAVKEGIIEIQGDHRDTLHQELSALGYQVKFAGG; encoded by the coding sequence TTACTCCACCGAACATGGCAAAATCTGCCCCAACTGCCGGGAACCACTCGATGACTGCCACTGCGATGATTTGAGTGAGCAGCAACGGCTAGCGGCACTTGATGGCGTGGTGCGCATTCGCCGCGAAACGAGTGGCCGTAAAGGCAAAGGTGTTACCACCGTCAGTGGCATTCCTTTACCGAGCGAAGAGCTGAAAACGTTAGCTAAAACGCTTAAAAAGCGGTGTGGAACGGGTGGCGCAGTTAAAGAGGGTATTATTGAAATTCAAGGCGACCACCGCGATACCTTGCATCAGGAGTTAAGCGCCCTTGGCTACCAGGTTAAATTCGCTGGAGGTTAG